A single region of the Raphanus sativus cultivar WK10039 chromosome 1, ASM80110v3, whole genome shotgun sequence genome encodes:
- the LOC108837048 gene encoding zinc finger CCCH domain-containing protein 23: MDPDDATSIIFKKIRTLEPDNAPKLIGYFLLQDMEQTDLIRLAFGPDTLLQTFCRQAKSALGLSSKPISIHHHQHQPLPQSSPSNGFLDFSRNPNPNFNSTPFLDGSSLLFASSSGDEEQLSNHLSFLDEEDPFASFHERSFSANDSCLEPEEPGFGIGGGGAGYRFPQAGLVDGFGLSGGESGYGLRMKLAQQQRMAAQFMALRQEEENGYYYSPSRHETDDSVSRQIYLTFPSESSFTDEDVSSYFSEFGAVEDVRIPYQQQRMYGFVTFANAETVRTILARGNPHFICDSRVLVKPYKEKGKILQNKWQQQQVQRLMERGSYSPSSSPSGMDLYECHLGPRMFSSKTQEMMMRRKADLQLAIDLELQRRFLALQLAERENERSSLSIGSPAHLPPRFNHSLFFQPESIMEGDSDRGETHFHLVENSSEERGYSNDFYDRRLENTLPDSLFGSPKKSEINQPNREE; encoded by the exons ATGGACCCCGACGACGCGACTTCCATAATCTTCAAAAAGATCAGAACTTTAGAACCAGACAACGCTCCCAAACTCATTGGCTACTTTCTATTACAAGACATGGAACAGACAGATTTGATTCGTCTTGCTTTTGGTCCCGACACTCTCTTACAGACCTTCTGTCGTCAAGCCAAATCAGCTTTAGGTCTTTCCTCAAAACCCATAAGTATCCATCACCACCAACACCAGCCGTTGCCTCAGTCTTCTCCAAGTAATGGGTTCTTGGACTTTTCTAGAAACCCTAACCCTAACTTCAATTCCACCCCTTTTCTCGACGGTTCGTCGCTGCTTTTCGCCTCCTCTTCCGGAGATGAGGAACAGTTAAGCAATCACTTGTCGTTTCTAGACGAAGAGGATCCGTTTGCTAGTTTCCACGAGAGGAGTTTCTCTGCAAACGATTCTTGTCTCGAACCAGAGGAACCAGGGTTTGGaataggaggaggaggagccggtTATCGGTTTCCACAAGCCGGTTTAGTTGATGGTTTCGGTTTATCTGGTGGTGAGAGCGGTTACGGTTTAAGGATGAAGTTAGCTCAGCAACAGAGAATGGCTGCTCAGTTCATGGCGCTAAG acaagaagaagaaaatggttACTATTACAGTCCAAGCAGGCATGAGACAGATGATTCAGTCTCTAGACAGATCTACTTGACATTTCCATCTGAAAGCTCATTCACTGATGAAGACGTCTCCTCTTATTTCAG CGAGTTTGGAGCTGTGGAAGATGTGAGGATCCCTTATCAGCAGCAAAGGATGTATGGGTTTGTTACTTTCGCTAATGCTGAAACGGTGAGAACCATATTGGCTAGAGGCAACCCTCATTTCATCTGTGACTCACGTGTGCTCGTTAAACCGTACAAGGAGAAAGGAAAGATCCTTCAAAA CAAGTGGCAACAGCAGCAAGTGCAACGGTTGATGGAGAGAGGGAGCTATTCTCCTTCTTCAAGTCCTTCTGGAATGGATCTCTATGAATGTCACTTGG GACCAAGGATGTTTTCAAGCAAGACTCaggagatgatgatgagaagaaAAGCTGATTTACAACTTGCCATAGATTTAGAACTCCAAAGAAGGTTCTTGGCTCTGCAGTTGGCTGAGAGGGAGAATGAGCGTAGTAGTCTTTCTATTGGCTCTCCTGCTCATCTCCCACCTCGGTTCAACCATAGTCTTTTCTTTCAACCAGAAAGCATCATGgaag GTGATAGTGATAGAGGTGAAACCCATTTTCATCTAGTAGAGAACAGCAGCGAAGAACGTGGATACAGTAATGATTTCTACGACAG GCGTCTGGAGAATACTCTTCCTGATAGCTTGTTTGGTTCCCCTAAAAAGTCTGAAATAAACCAGCCAAACCGAGAAGAGTAA
- the LOC108839319 gene encoding protein MAINTENANCE OF MERISTEMS-like produces MDEKLPRPNRSEPSPPDLKALSLSVSFNGWREANSSFKSWATKMSLLHRPSWRKAGIFEAVMASTKDFNKNTDLLLGIAERWCPDTNTFLFPWGEATITLEDVMVLLGFSVLGSPYFTPLDSSGEEIVRKLEEEWVKLKVQFVTKLQWMGRFVGSRGELEHASFLALWLSYFVFPTRYCHVDKSVFPIAVHLSRGTRIALAPPVLAHLYADLTLLKDHIRGLGSGFKTVTSNDKVELTSLFKLVQVWTWERFGELRPNNTNPLLQGDPRLSLWDEPIQKRIAKRHVRMRAKRDVREILSNSKMDSFEWRPYTKAVKNWEFPKFYPEKEMWVPVGPNLDEQFISFARCIKVSELVGKDSVEHYFPNRVASQFGLLQDVPCRPVNRNNLFKDAAWDEYNKPIDGLRLYIPSRSTVSCFSSIFRKWWRKHKRAVEVAESLGPRNIVGGDDDTSEPVPSESSGTNEYKEHTENPRTLFLVY; encoded by the exons ATGGATGAAAAGCTTCCTCGTCCCAACCGTTCAGAACCATCACCTCCGGACCTAAAGGCTCTGTCTTTGAGCGTTTCCTTCAATGGGTGGAGAGAGGCGAACTCATCATTCAAGTCTTGGGCTACAAAAATGTCACTTTTGCACAGACCCTCATGGAGAAAAGCTGGAATCTTCGAAGCGGTCATGGC ATCTACCAAAGACTTCAACAAAAACACAGATCTCCTTCTTGGTATTGCTGAGAGATGGTGTCCTGACACCAACACCTTCCTCTTCCCTTGGGGTGAAGCCACCATCACACTTGAAGACGTCATGGTACTTCTAGGCTTCTCTGTTTTGGGTTCACCGTATTTCACTCCTCTGGATAGCTCAGGAGAGGAGATTGTAAGGAAACTTGAGGAAGAATGGGTCAAGCTTAAAGTCCAGTTTGTAACTAAACTCCAATGGATGGGGAGATTCGTGGGGAGTAGAGGTGAGCTTGAGCATGCGTCTTTCCTTGCGCTGTGGCTTAGCTACTTTGTGTTTCCGACAAGGTATTGCCATGTTGATAAATCTGTTTTTCCGATTGCTGTTCATCTTTCGAGAGGTACTAGGATTGCTCTTGCTCCACCTGTTCTTGCTCACTTGTATGCTGACTTAACTCTCTTGAAAGACCACATCAGAGGTTTAGGTTCCGGTTTCAAGACAGTAACGTCAAACGACAAAGTTGAGTTGACTTCTTTGTTTAAGTTGGTTCAAGTTTGGACATGGGAGAGGTTCGGTGAGCTGCGGCCCAACAACACTAATCCGTTGCTTCAAGGTGACCCAAGGTTGTCTCTTTGGGATGAACCGATACAAAAGAGAATTGCAAAGAGGCATGTGAGGATGAGAGCAAAGAGAGATGTGAGGGAGATACTGTCGAACTCGAAGATGGACAGTTTTGAGTGGCGTCCTTACACAAAAGCTGTGAAGAACTGGGAGTTTCCTAAGTTTTACCCGGAGAAAGAAATGTGGGTTCCTGTTGGTCCTAATCTTGATGAACAATTCATCTCCTTTGCTAGATGCATCAAGGTGTCTGAGCTTGTGGGAAAGGATAGTGTGGAACACTACTTTCCCAACCGAGTGGCTTCACAGTTTGGATTGCTTCAGGACGTTCCTTGTCGTCCTGTTAACAGGAACAACCTCTTCAAAGACGCAGCTTGGGATGAGTACAACAAACCTATTGATGGATTGAGATTGTACATCCCTTCTCGTTCTACAGTATCTTGTTTTAGTTCAATTTTTCGCAAGTGGTGGAGAAAGCATAAGCGAGCTGTTGAAGTAGCTGAATCATTGGGACCAAGAAACATCGTAGGTGGTGATGATGATACATCTGAGCCTGTTCCTTCTGAAAGTTCAGGGACAAACGAATATAAGGAGCACACAGAGAATCCAAGAACACTCTTTCTTGTATATTAG
- the LOC108834718 gene encoding uncharacterized protein LOC108834718 yields the protein MQPRRSSRLNRGSSGAGSSSQPLSSQPQSSPPARKRVRRRPSRDVSPERVEPENESLSETDSDNGIENPMGEAETLANRAKEERYHENRLMYRTKLDLYPELMEPHKTPLTPRFFSMAATERFQGLKTRKFINQHRISLTDANLADVRSIVENAGLLHTLTDVDAYQPTVVREFITNLLEASERDVGVAVYLRGSMIDFSPSLINAIYCIPGFEDDPNWLDEGIGKVCGFLTDGQINRWENMSSKFLTPTNQVLYKLVCTNWIPTMNYTNMNQARLKFVYMLHHNEDGFNFGKLVYDQIIKMAENTKKKKSRRMMFPTLIQQVINFQRIVPIDYPTDEFTGFPKLVVKDIKAGRGTGADTRSATLEEDIERTIADLKAIHIRLRRGEYSRYAPPPTGNREDEVAEDTEELSQAGDTEELSRSLSF from the exons ATGCAACCGCGAAGAAGCTCCCGTCTAAATCGAGGCTCATCTGGTGCTGGAAGCTCATCTCAGCCTCTCTCGTCACAGCCGCAGTCTTCTCCACCGGCACGGAAGCGAGTTCGTCGGCGTCCATCGCGCGATGTATCACCGGAGCGTGTTGAGCCGGAGAATGAGTCACTCTCGGAGACTGACTCTGATAATGGCATTGAGAATCCTATGGGTGAAGCTGAGACCCTTGCGAATCGAGCTAAGGAGGAGCGATATCATGAAAATCGCCTCATGTATCGGACCAAGCTCGATTTGTACCCCGAGCTAATGGAACCACACAAGACGCCTCTTACTCCCCGATTCTTCTCTATGGCGGCTACAGAGCGATTCCAGGGACTCAAGACGAGGAAATTCATCAATCAACATCGTATCTCTCTTACCGATGCGAACCTGGCCGATGTTCGGAGTATTGTGGAGAATGCAGGATTACTTCATACTCTCACCGACGTTGATGCCTATCAACCAACTGTGGTAAGAGAATTCATAACTAATCTCTTGGAGGCCTCTGAACGCGATGTTGGTGTAGCTGTGTATCTTAGGGGGTCGATGATAGATTTCTCACCAAGCTTGATTAATGCCATCTACTGCATCCCTGGATTTGAGGATGATCCTAACTGGTTGGATGAAGGTATTGGTAAAGTGTGTGGGTTCCTCACTGATGGGCAGATAAACCGATGGGAAAACATGAGCTCCAAGTTTCTCACCCCGACGAATCAGGTGCTGTACAAGCTGGTTTGCACCAACTGGATTCCAACAATGAACTACACCAACATGAATCAAGCTCGTTTGAAGTTTGTGTATATGCTTCATCACAATGAAGATGGTTTCAACTTTGGGAAGCTGGTATATGATCAGATCATAAAGATGGCTGAAAACACTAAGAAGAAAAAGTCTCGAAGGATGATGTTTCCTACTCTGATTCAGCAAGTCATCAACTTCCAGAGGATTGTCCCCATTGACTATCCGACTGATGAGTTTACCGGCTTCCCTAAGCTGGTGGTGAAAGACATCAAAGCAGGGCGTGGCACTGGAGCAGACACACGATCTGCAACCCTTGAGGAAGACATTGAACGCACCATCGCTGATCTCAAAGCCATTCACATTCGTCTGAGGA GGGGAGAATACTCTCGATATGCTCCACCTCCCACCGGGAATCGAGAGGATGAAGTAGCTGAAGATACCGAAGAGCTGAGTCAAGCTGGTGACACTGAGGAGCTTAGTCGAAGCTTATCTTTCTGA